From Diospyros lotus cultivar Yz01 chromosome 4, ASM1463336v1, whole genome shotgun sequence, a single genomic window includes:
- the LOC127799435 gene encoding mitochondrial phosphate carrier protein 3, mitochondrial has protein sequence MAFSDNSRHSLIPSFLYSSSSSSKALILEKVMSTSSRSSLGSSLPSPPSASGIGAPERSFMISAPKESGKIELYSPQYYAACTAGGILSCGLTHTAVTPLDLVKCNMQIDPSKYKSISSGFGVLLKEQGIRGFFRGWVPTLFGYSAQGACKFGFYEFFKKYYSDIAGPEYASKYKTLIYLAGSASAETIADIALCPFEAVKVRVQTQPGFARGMSDGFPKFVKSEGVLGLYKGLVPLWGRQIPYTMMKFASFETIVELLYKHAIPTPKNECSKTLQLGVSFAGGYIAGVLCAIVSHPADNLVSFLNNAKGATVGDAVKKLGLWGLFTRGLPLRIVMIGTLTGAQWGIYDAFKVSVGLPTTGGVTPAPAPTELVKA, from the exons ATGGCGTTCTCCGACAACTCTCGGCACTCTCTCATCCCAAGCTTCCTCtactcttcttcctcctcatccAAAGCCCTAATCCTCGAGAAAGTAATGAGCACCTCTAGCCGTAGCAGCCTCGGATCTTCACTGCCATCGCCGCCTTCTGCCTCCGGAATCGGCGCACCTGAGAGGAGCTTCATGATTTCGGCTCCGAAGGAGTCAGGCAAGATCGAGTTGTACTCGCCTCAGTACTACGCCGCCTGTACGGCCGGCGGAATCCTCAGCTGTGGACTCACTCACACGGCCGTCACTCCTCTTGACCTCGTCAAGTGTAACATGCAG ATTGACCCTTCCAAGTACAAGAGCATTTCATCTGGTTTTGGAGTCCTGCTTAAGGAGCAGGGGATCAGGGGCTTCTTTAGGGGATGGGTTCCTACTCTGTTTGGTTATAGTGCTCAGGGTGCTTGCAAGTTCGGCTTCTATGAATTCTTCAAGAAGTACTACTCTGACATTGCTGGACCAGAGTATGCATCCAAATATAAAACTTTGATCTACCTTGCTGGGTCTGCATCAGCAGAGACGATTGCAGATATTGCTCTTTGCCCCTTTGAGGCAGTGAAGGTTCGTGTTCAGACTCAACCTGGTTTTGCAAGAGGGATGTCAGATGGATTTCCTAAATTTGTTAAATCTGAAGGCGTTCTTGG gTTGTACAAGGGCCTTGTTCCTCTTTGGGGACGTCAGATTCCAT ACACAATGATGAAGTTTGCCTCGTTTGAGACCATTGTAGAGCTGCTCTACAAGCATGCCATCCCCACACCAAAGAATGAGTGCAGCAAGACCCTGCAGCTTGGTGTGAGCTTTGCTGGTGGATACATTGCTGGTGTTTTATGTGCTATTGTGTCTCATCCTGCTGACAATCTTGTCTCTTTCCTCAACAATGCCAAGGGAGCAACTGTTGGCGAT GCTGTGAAGAAACTTGGGCTCTGGGGTCTCTTTACTAGGGGACTTCCACTCCGTATAGTAATGATTGGAACTCTCACTGGAGCCCAGTGGGGAATTTATGATGCTTTTAAAGTCTCTGTTGGACT GCCAACCACTGGTGGTGTTACTCCGGCACCTGCTCCTACTGAGCTTGTAAAGGCGTAA
- the LOC127799436 gene encoding momilactone A synthase-like, with product MLVRFITRELKFVSDDLFRRRSARYYSSTGGAAGSGRLEGKVALITGGASGLGKATAREFVQHGARVVIADIDTQLGPQVAQDLGPGSHFIHCDVTNEVQVAEAVDIAVARHGGLDIMYNNAGIAGSAIPPSITDLDLDEFDRVMRVNVRGIMSGIKHAARVMIPAGSGSILCTASISGLMGGLGPHPYTVSKFAIPGIVKSVASELCRHGVRVNCISPSPIPTPLVVGQFAGFYSGLTQEQIVDLVNGLGELKGAVCEETDVARAALYLASDDAKYVTGHNLVVDGGFTCFKNLQMPNINHQNM from the exons ATGCTCGTTCGGTTCATCACCAG AGAATTGAAGTTCGTCTCGGATGATCTTTTCCGGAGGAGAAGCGCGAGGTATTATTCTTCCACGGGTGGTGCTGCTGGTAGCGGAAG GCTTGAAGGAAAGGTGGCCCTCATAACCGGAGGTGCAAGCGGTTTGGGCAAGGCCACTGCCCGAGAATTCGTCCAACATGGAGCCCGGGTCGTCATCGCCGACATCGACACCCAGCTGGGCCCTCAGGTGGCCCAAGATTTGGGCCCAGGATCGCACTTCATCCACTGCGACGTTACAAATGAGGTTCAAGTCGCAGAAGCTGTAGACATCGCCGTGGCCCGCCATGGAGGGCTCGATATAATGTACAACAATGCCGGCATAGCCGGATCTGCAATCCCACCCAGCATAACCGACCTCGACCTTGACGAGTTCGACCGGGTCATGCGTGTCAACGTCCGAGGCATCATGTCCGGGATAAAGCACGCGGCCCGGGTCATGATTCCTGCTGGGTCAGGCTCCATCCTCTGCACGGCTAGCATTAGTGGGCTAATGGGCGGGCTTGGACCTCACCCTTACACCGTATCCAAATTCGCGATCCCGGGGATCGTGAAGTCCGTGGCAAGCGAGCTGTGCCGGCATGGGGTCAGGGTTAACTGTATATCTCCAAGCCCAATACCGACGCCCCTGGTGGTGGGCCAGTTCGCCGGATTCTACTCGGGCCTTACGCAGGAGCAGATCGTGGACTTGGTAAATGGGCTGGGGGAGCTTAAAGGAGCCGTGTGTGAAGAGACAGATGTTGCCCGGGCCGCCTTGTATCTGGCATCGGACGATGCAAAATATGTGACGGGCCATAACCTTGTTGTGGATGGAGGATTCACTTGCTTTAAAAATCTTCAAATGCCCAACATCAATCATCAGAACATGTAA
- the LOC127799431 gene encoding aspartokinase 2, chloroplastic-like isoform X1 has translation MATSTHLCGVKTVGPAFSPKHLHSRLLWSQKDLRFASSLASVSGFCSVAVKNYCTRRGLRLSCEGKTTDVLERNKAENQTCDGVSNELTCVMKFGGSSVASSDRMREVADLILSFPEERPVVVLSAMGKTTNKLLLAGEKAVGCGTSNVSDIDELLFVKELHLRTVDELGVDRSSVLTHLEELEQLLKGIGQVKELTLRTKDYLVSFGECMSTRIFAAYLNKIGVKARQYDAFDIGFITTDDFSNADILEATYPAVSKRLLGDWISDPAIPIVTGFLGKGWRSCAVTTLGRGGSDLTATTIGKALGLREIQVWKDVDGVLTCDPNIYPDAEPVPYLTFEEAAELAYFGAQVLHPQSMKPAREGDIPVRVKNSYNPKAPGTLITRARDMSKAVLTSIVLKRNVTMLDIASTRMLGQYGFLAKVFSIFEDLGISVDVVATSEVSISLTLDPSKLWSRELIQQACELDHVVEELEKISVVNLLQNRSIISLIGNVQRSSLILEKVFCVLRANGVNVQMISQGASKVNISLIVHDSEAEQCVRALHSAFFSSDISDLKVECGSQNGSS, from the exons ATGGCAACTTCAACACATTTGTGTGGGGTCAAAACTGTCGGCCCTGCTTTTTCTCCCAAACATTTGCATTCCCGACTTCTGTGGTCGCAAAAGGATCTTCGTTTTGCTAGCTCTCTCGCTTCAGTTTCTGGATTTTGTAGCGTGGCTGTAAAAAATTATTGCACCAGGAGGGGTTTAAGACTGAGTTGTGAGGGGAAAACTACCGATGTGCTTGAGAGGAACAAAGCTGAAAATCAAACCTGTGATGGGGTCTCAAATGAACTGACATGTGTCATGAAGTTTGGTGGCTCATCAGTGGCCTCTTCTGATAGGATGAGAGAGGTTGCTGACCTTATTCTTAGCTTCCCAGAAGAAAGACCTGTGGTAGTTCTCTCTGCTATGGGGAAGACAACTAACAAACTtttattg GCTGGAGAAAAAGCCGTCGGTTGTGGTACCTCCAATGTATCTGACATTGATGAATTGCTTTTTGTGAAAGAATTGCATCTCAG GACTGTGGATGAGCTAGGGGTTGACAGATCCTCTGTTTTAA CACACTTGGAGGAACTGGAGCAACTTCTAAAGGGAATTGGTCAAGTGAAAGAGTTGACCTTACGCACAAAAGACTATTTAGTCTCATTTGGGGAATGCATGTCAACAAGAATTTTTGCTGCATATTTAAACAAAATTGGTGTTAAAGCTCGTCAG TATGATGCATTTGATATTGGTTTCATAACAACAGATGACTTCTCAAATGCTGACATCCTGGAAGCAACTTACCCAGCTGTTTCAAAGAGGTTGCTTGGTGATTGGATTAGTGATCCTGCAATTCCTATTGTTACTGGCTTCCTTGGAAAG GGCTGGAGATCCTGTGCAGTGACTACTTTGGGCAGGGGTGGTAGTGATCTGACGGCAACAACCATTGGTAAAGCACTAGGGCTGCGAGAAATTCAG GTGTGGAAGGATGTTGATGGTGTTCTGACGTGTGATCCTAACATATATCCAGACGCAGAACCTGTGCCATATCTAACATTTGAAGAGGCTGCGGAGCTTGCATATTTTGGTGCACAG GTCCTGCATCCACAATCCATGAAGCCAGCAAGAGAAGGTGATATTCCTGTTAGGGTTAAGAATTCTTACAATCCTAAGGCTCCTGGAACTCTTATCACCAGAGCAAGAGATATGAGCAAG GCAGTACTGACTAGCATTGTCTTGAAACGGAATGTGACAATGTTGGATATTGCTAGCACCCGCATGCTTGGTCAATATGGCTTCCTAGCCAAG GTATTCTCAATCTTTGAAGATTTGGGAATATCAGTGGATGTTGTGGCTACTAGTGAAGTTAGTATTTCCTTGACATTGGATCCATCAAAGCTCTGGAGCAGGGAACTCATTCAGCAGGCATGC GAGCTTGATCATGTTGTGGAAGAACTTGAAAAAATATCAGTTGTGAATCTCCTGCAGAACAGATCAATCATATCTCTTATTGGCAATGTTCAGAGGTCATCGCTGATATTAGAGAAG GTATTCTGCGTTCTTCGTGCCAATGGAGTCAATGTTCAGATGATCTCTCAAGGTGCATCTAAG GTCAACATCTCATTGATCGTACACGACAGTGAAGCAGAACAATGTGTGAGGGCACTCCACTCTGCATTCTTTTCAAGTGATATCTCAGACCTAAAAGTGGAATGCGGGTCTCAGAATGGATCCAGTTGA
- the LOC127799431 gene encoding aspartokinase 2, chloroplastic-like isoform X2 has product MATSTHLCGVKTVGPAFSPKHLHSRLLWSQKDLRFASSLASVSGFCSVAVKNYCTRRGLRLSCEGKTTDVLERNKAENQTCDGVSNELTCVMKFGGSSVASSDRMREVADLILSFPEERPVVVLSAMGKTTNKLLLAGEKAVGCGTSNVSDIDELLFVKELHLRTVDELGVDRSSVLTHLEELEQLLKGIGQVKELTLRTKDYLVSFGECMSTRIFAAYLNKIGVKARQYDAFDIGFITTDDFSNADILEATYPAVSKRLLGDWISDPAIPIVTGFLGKGWRSCAVTTLGRGGSDLTATTIGKALGLREIQVWKDVDGVLTCDPNIYPDAEPVPYLTFEEAAELAYFGAQVLHPQSMKPAREGDIPVRVKNSYNPKAPGTLITRARDMSKAVLTSIVLKRNVTMLDIASTRMLGQYGFLAKVFSIFEDLGISVDVVATSEVSISLTLDPSKLWSRELIQQELDHVVEELEKISVVNLLQNRSIISLIGNVQRSSLILEKVFCVLRANGVNVQMISQGASKVNISLIVHDSEAEQCVRALHSAFFSSDISDLKVECGSQNGSS; this is encoded by the exons ATGGCAACTTCAACACATTTGTGTGGGGTCAAAACTGTCGGCCCTGCTTTTTCTCCCAAACATTTGCATTCCCGACTTCTGTGGTCGCAAAAGGATCTTCGTTTTGCTAGCTCTCTCGCTTCAGTTTCTGGATTTTGTAGCGTGGCTGTAAAAAATTATTGCACCAGGAGGGGTTTAAGACTGAGTTGTGAGGGGAAAACTACCGATGTGCTTGAGAGGAACAAAGCTGAAAATCAAACCTGTGATGGGGTCTCAAATGAACTGACATGTGTCATGAAGTTTGGTGGCTCATCAGTGGCCTCTTCTGATAGGATGAGAGAGGTTGCTGACCTTATTCTTAGCTTCCCAGAAGAAAGACCTGTGGTAGTTCTCTCTGCTATGGGGAAGACAACTAACAAACTtttattg GCTGGAGAAAAAGCCGTCGGTTGTGGTACCTCCAATGTATCTGACATTGATGAATTGCTTTTTGTGAAAGAATTGCATCTCAG GACTGTGGATGAGCTAGGGGTTGACAGATCCTCTGTTTTAA CACACTTGGAGGAACTGGAGCAACTTCTAAAGGGAATTGGTCAAGTGAAAGAGTTGACCTTACGCACAAAAGACTATTTAGTCTCATTTGGGGAATGCATGTCAACAAGAATTTTTGCTGCATATTTAAACAAAATTGGTGTTAAAGCTCGTCAG TATGATGCATTTGATATTGGTTTCATAACAACAGATGACTTCTCAAATGCTGACATCCTGGAAGCAACTTACCCAGCTGTTTCAAAGAGGTTGCTTGGTGATTGGATTAGTGATCCTGCAATTCCTATTGTTACTGGCTTCCTTGGAAAG GGCTGGAGATCCTGTGCAGTGACTACTTTGGGCAGGGGTGGTAGTGATCTGACGGCAACAACCATTGGTAAAGCACTAGGGCTGCGAGAAATTCAG GTGTGGAAGGATGTTGATGGTGTTCTGACGTGTGATCCTAACATATATCCAGACGCAGAACCTGTGCCATATCTAACATTTGAAGAGGCTGCGGAGCTTGCATATTTTGGTGCACAG GTCCTGCATCCACAATCCATGAAGCCAGCAAGAGAAGGTGATATTCCTGTTAGGGTTAAGAATTCTTACAATCCTAAGGCTCCTGGAACTCTTATCACCAGAGCAAGAGATATGAGCAAG GCAGTACTGACTAGCATTGTCTTGAAACGGAATGTGACAATGTTGGATATTGCTAGCACCCGCATGCTTGGTCAATATGGCTTCCTAGCCAAG GTATTCTCAATCTTTGAAGATTTGGGAATATCAGTGGATGTTGTGGCTACTAGTGAAGTTAGTATTTCCTTGACATTGGATCCATCAAAGCTCTGGAGCAGGGAACTCATTCAGCAG GAGCTTGATCATGTTGTGGAAGAACTTGAAAAAATATCAGTTGTGAATCTCCTGCAGAACAGATCAATCATATCTCTTATTGGCAATGTTCAGAGGTCATCGCTGATATTAGAGAAG GTATTCTGCGTTCTTCGTGCCAATGGAGTCAATGTTCAGATGATCTCTCAAGGTGCATCTAAG GTCAACATCTCATTGATCGTACACGACAGTGAAGCAGAACAATGTGTGAGGGCACTCCACTCTGCATTCTTTTCAAGTGATATCTCAGACCTAAAAGTGGAATGCGGGTCTCAGAATGGATCCAGTTGA
- the LOC127799439 gene encoding uncharacterized protein LOC127799439: MACTIDFRFLDEGFGGKTYKRKRSEKAEELNGSNQAHKDATMDVDDDSNEGAPPSSKRQAVASSDNPDRPTAAFGKPTYDGVIAGKMSSRKWKEPRAHRSSAMNVSKKKTTFEQRMKEKEIKRAYRERMTELKEEIRQNKVEKRKQREEREKRKQENILRSGTKFQKITNPNTLKKIAKSKQKKLLKVVPDELLNNNKGSNLKKKKN; this comes from the coding sequence ATGGCGTGCACGATCGATTTCAGATTTCTCGACGAAGGATTCGGCGGCAAAACCTACAAGAGAAAGAGATCGGAGAAGGCGGAAGAACTCAATGGATCCAACCAAGCACACAAGGACGCCACCATGGACGTCGACGATGACAGCAACGAAGGTGCTCCCCCGTCGTCGAAGAGACAAGCGGTGGCATCTTCCGATAATCCCGACCGACCGACGGCGGCGTTCGGGAAGCCGACCTACGACGGTGTGATTGCAGGGAAGATGTCCAGCCGGAAGTGGAAGGAGCCACGGGCTCACCGCTCGTCGGCTATGAACGTGAGCAAGAAGAAGACGACCTTCGAGCAGCGGATGAAGGAGAAGGAGATAAAGAGGGCCTACAGGGAGAGGATGACGGAGCTGAAGGAGGAGATAAGGCAGAACAAGGTGGAGAAGAGGAAgcagagagaggagagagagaagagaaagcaGGAAAACATTCTGAGGTCGGGGACCAAGTTCCAGAAGATCACCAATCCCAACACGCTCAAGAAGATTGCCAAGTCTAAGCAGAAGAAGCTCCTCAAAGTTGTCCCCGATGAATTGCTCAACAACAACAAAGGCAGTAacctgaagaagaagaagaattaa
- the LOC127799443 gene encoding light-regulated protein, chloroplastic, which translates to MQAALCLAPQVLPFTPAKVLSVPKPLATSLSSRFAPIKAASVASEATSVDYSSSFSVFPAEACETIGGDTCLAEMYPEVKPRQQATDNMAKIAADLVDREYLEYNDPKTVLPGDACDVLGGEFCERTYQKGVY; encoded by the exons ATGCAGGCAGCTTTGTGCTTGGCACCTCAAGTCCTCCCCTTCACACCAGCCAAAGTCCTCTCAGTCCCAAAGCCGCTAgccacctctctttcttctcggTTTGCTCCCATTAAGGCTGCTTCTGTGGCTTCTGAGGCCACCTCCGTCGATTACAGCTCTTCTTTCTC TGTGTTCCCAGCTGAAGCTTGTGAAACCATCGGCGGAGACACCTGTCTTGCAGAGATGTACCCTGAGGTGAAGCCCAGACAGCAGGCTACAGACAACATGGCCAAGATTGCCGCGGACCTCGTCGACAGAGAGTATTTAGAGTACAATGATCCAAAGAC TGTACTTCCAGGAGATGCTTGCGACGTTCTTGGAGGAGAATTCTGTGAGCGCACCTACCAGAAGGGGGTCTACTAG